From Synechococcales cyanobacterium CNB:
GATCGGGGTCGTAGTTCATCGCCTTGAGCGCCTCATCAAGCGTTGGAATCCAGTACCTCGCGTCTGGCAGGTGCGTGGGGTCATCTGTGAACCGGGAGCCGTCATCCCCCCACGTGGACGCGTCGTACGCGCCGTACTCAAGCGCCGGGAGCGCGGACGACTTGCCGTTGTGCAGCCAGTTGCAGAACATCGCGCCTCGCGCCAGCTGATCTCGCCCACCGGCAGCAGTTCGGGCGTCGCCATGTTGCCGCGCAGCCGGTAGCGCTGGCCAGGCCCGTCGTAGGTCGGGTCTGTCTCCGCGCCCCAGAAGAACGGACGCGCGAAGGTCTTCATGTCGTCCGATTGTGTGGAGAACGTGCTGACGAACTCGAGCCACTGGCCCGTCGTCACCTCCGTGCGGCCGATCCGGTACTCGGAGTCCACACGCCCGCGGCCGTAGGCGTAGTCGGGGCCGAACGGGCTGTCGCCCAGATACGGCTCGTTCCCGACCGCGCCGATCGTCACCCAGTCGAAGTCGTAGTCCTCCGCGCCGGAGGCACGGAACACCGTTACCAGCATCAGTCCGGTAAGCACGATCAGCGATCGAGTCATCGCAACACCTCCTTGCAACCGACCGGAACCAACCCCGTCCATCCGTGGACCATGCGAGCCGGCGATCTTGCCGCGGCAGCCTACCGCCCGCCCCGGCAGGCCGCACCCTCCCCTTCCGCGGGACCGAAGATATCCTGCACGAGTCCACGCCCGGAACGGAGAGACGAACACGGAGCAATCTCGATGACACGGCTTCACGTGGGTCTCTTCCTCTCGATCTCCCTGTGCTGCGCCGCCTCCGCCGCTCCTCCCGCCGTCTCGCTCGGCTCGCTCCTCGCCGAGATGATCGATCGCGACGCCATCGCACGCCTCCCTTACCCGTCCTACACCTGCGCCCAGGCGAGCAGTTACGACCGCCGATCCGTCTCCCCCGACAACGCCGAAGCCTGGTTCGCTAACCACGACACCAGCCAGTTCGTGCGCGTCGAGGAGCGCGACGGCCGGCGCGAGTTCGTCATGATGGACGCCCAAGGCCCGGGCGCGATCGTCCGCATCTGGTCCGCCAACCCCAAGGG
This genomic window contains:
- a CDS encoding formylglycine-generating enzyme family protein — translated: MTRSLIVLTGLMLVTVFRASGAEDYDFDWVTIGAVGNEPYLGDSPFGPDYAYGRGRVDSEYRIGRTEVTTGQWLEFVSTFSTQSDDMKTFARPFFWGAETDPTYDGPGQRYRLRGNMATPELLPVGEISWREARCSATGCTTASRPRSRRLSTARTTRPRGGMTAPGSQMTPRTCQTRGTGFQRLMRRSRR